One genomic segment of Bradyrhizobium diazoefficiens includes these proteins:
- the soxC gene encoding sulfite dehydrogenase encodes MSTHPDDNPVTTTRRRLLAAGSAAIGGAVLAAGASAAAETDNLPPNIPEWMKAPGEPMGSQPYGAPSPFEKGVVKNISKTLKQYISASGRTPLQELDGIITPNGLFYERHHGGVPTIDPAQHRLMLHGLVDRPLIFTMDDLRRFPSQSRIHFLECSGNPGYSKPYGKTASDLVGLVSCAEWTGVSLKLVLQEAGLKPEAKWVVAEGADAAALTRSIPIEKCLEDAMLVYSQNGERLRPQQGYPLRLLLPGFEGNMSVKWLRRLHVAAEPVYSREETSKYTDLLPDGTAREFSFYMEAKSIITRPSGGQRLSAAGFHEITGIAWSGHGKIVRVDVSVDDGKSWQEARLQEPVLTRALTRFRLPWHWDGKPTVIQSRAIDETGYVQPTLAELLAVRGENYFYHNNAIWPWRIAHDGEVTNALA; translated from the coding sequence ATGAGCACGCATCCCGACGACAATCCCGTGACGACTACGCGCCGCCGCCTTCTCGCCGCCGGTTCGGCAGCCATTGGAGGTGCCGTTCTCGCCGCGGGCGCTTCTGCTGCCGCGGAGACGGATAATCTTCCGCCCAACATTCCCGAATGGATGAAGGCGCCGGGCGAACCCATGGGAAGCCAGCCTTACGGCGCGCCTTCGCCGTTCGAGAAGGGAGTCGTCAAGAACATCTCGAAGACCCTCAAGCAGTACATCTCTGCGTCCGGCCGAACCCCCTTGCAGGAGCTCGACGGCATCATCACGCCGAACGGGCTGTTCTACGAGCGGCATCATGGCGGTGTTCCCACCATCGATCCGGCGCAGCACCGGCTGATGCTGCATGGATTGGTGGATCGTCCGCTGATCTTCACGATGGACGATCTCAGGCGATTCCCATCGCAGTCGCGCATCCACTTCCTCGAATGCTCCGGCAATCCCGGCTACAGCAAGCCCTATGGCAAGACGGCGTCGGACCTTGTGGGTCTCGTGAGCTGCGCCGAGTGGACCGGCGTGAGCTTGAAGCTGGTGCTGCAGGAGGCCGGGCTGAAGCCGGAGGCCAAGTGGGTGGTCGCCGAGGGCGCCGACGCCGCAGCGCTAACGCGCAGCATCCCGATCGAGAAGTGCCTGGAGGATGCCATGCTGGTCTACAGCCAGAACGGCGAGCGGCTGCGCCCGCAACAGGGCTATCCGCTGCGGCTGTTGCTGCCGGGCTTCGAGGGCAACATGAGCGTGAAGTGGCTGCGGCGCCTGCATGTAGCCGCGGAGCCCGTCTATTCGCGCGAGGAGACTTCGAAATACACCGATCTCTTGCCGGACGGTACCGCGCGCGAGTTCTCCTTCTACATGGAGGCAAAATCGATCATCACGCGGCCGTCGGGCGGCCAGCGCCTGAGCGCGGCCGGCTTCCACGAGATCACCGGCATCGCCTGGAGCGGGCACGGCAAGATCGTGCGCGTGGACGTGTCTGTCGATGACGGCAAGAGCTGGCAGGAAGCCCGCTTGCAGGAGCCGGTGCTGACGCGTGCCCTGACGCGTTTCCGTCTGCCATGGCACTGGGACGGCAAGCCTACCGTGATCCAGAGCCGTGCGATCGACGAGACCGGCTATGTGCAGCCGACGCTAGCCGAGCTGCTCGCAGTGCGCGGCGAGAATTATTTCTACCACAACAATGCGATCTGGCCCTGGCGCATTGCTCACGACGGCGAGGTGACGAATGCACTGGCGTAA
- the rocF gene encoding arginase yields MTDRTMTDRARRIALLGAPIDMGASQRGTLMGPAALRTAGLATLLESLDFEVVDYGDLSVAEVRDLADKPPENANHYREIQRWTRVLSRRGHEIAQTGALPIFLGGDHALSMGSVNAMARHWQERGRDLFVLWLDAHADYNTPETTITANMHGMSAAFLCGEPGLDGLLGDDPRASIDPDRIDLFGARSIDKLEKELMRARRIRIVDMRQIDEFGVAVLIRRVIERVKARNGVLHVSFDVDFLDPCVAPGVGTTVPGGATYREAHLIMELLHDSGVVGSVDIVELNPFLDERGRTARTAVELIGSLFGQQITDRPTPSNAIAPGE; encoded by the coding sequence GTGACCGACCGGACCATGACGGATCGCGCCCGGCGTATCGCGCTGCTCGGCGCGCCGATCGACATGGGGGCCTCGCAGCGCGGGACCTTGATGGGCCCTGCGGCGTTGCGCACAGCCGGCCTTGCGACGCTGCTCGAAAGCCTCGATTTCGAAGTCGTCGATTACGGTGATCTCTCCGTGGCGGAGGTCAGGGACCTCGCCGACAAACCACCGGAAAACGCCAATCACTACCGCGAAATCCAGCGCTGGACGCGCGTGCTGAGCCGCAGAGGCCACGAGATCGCGCAAACCGGCGCGCTGCCGATCTTTCTCGGCGGCGATCACGCCTTGTCGATGGGCTCGGTCAACGCGATGGCGCGCCACTGGCAGGAGCGCGGCCGGGACTTGTTCGTACTCTGGCTGGATGCGCATGCCGACTACAATACGCCGGAGACCACGATCACGGCCAACATGCATGGCATGTCGGCGGCGTTCCTGTGCGGCGAGCCCGGCCTCGACGGTCTGCTCGGCGATGATCCGCGCGCCTCGATCGATCCCGACAGGATCGATCTGTTCGGCGCACGTTCGATCGACAAGCTCGAAAAGGAACTGATGCGCGCGCGACGGATCAGGATCGTCGACATGCGCCAGATCGACGAGTTCGGCGTTGCTGTCTTGATCCGCCGCGTCATCGAGCGCGTCAAGGCGCGCAATGGTGTGCTGCATGTCAGCTTCGACGTCGATTTTCTCGATCCTTGCGTGGCGCCGGGCGTCGGCACCACCGTGCCGGGCGGAGCGACCTATCGCGAGGCTCACCTGATCATGGAGCTGCTGCACGATTCCGGCGTGGTCGGGTCGGTCGACATCGTCGAACTCAATCCCTTCCTCGACGAGCGCGGCCGCACTGCGCGGACCGCGGTCGAACTGATCGGCAGTCTGTTCGGCCAGCAGATCACCGATCGGCCGACGCCGAGCAACGCGATCGCACCGGGAGAATGA
- a CDS encoding NRAMP family divalent metal transporter, translated as MLLKRLGPGLITGAADDDPSGIATYSQAGAQFGYGLLWTVFLTLPFMIAIQLVSARIGRVTGKGLAANVMQLAPRWIVLGLVSLLVIANTFNIAADIAAMAEALSLVIGGLNHEHALIFAAGSTLLQVFVPYRRYSPVLKFLTLTLFAYVATAFTVNIPWSTALLATVWPKANLSADYFLMVVAVLGTTISPYLFFWQASQEVEEMNQGKHDKPLRDLSSGGNPEIMRIRADTIIGMLLSNCIAFFIILTTASVLNANGVTRINSATEAAEALRPLAGEFTFALFALGIIGTGLLAIPVLAGSAAYGVAEVFGWRATLEAKPEKAAGFYTIIAAATIIGFGLGFTGIDAIHMLVWSAVLNGIVAVPIMAMMMLIVSSEAIMRRFRARPWLVALGWLGTALMALAVLALLGSSLLG; from the coding sequence ATGCTGCTGAAGCGGCTCGGCCCGGGCCTGATCACCGGTGCGGCCGACGACGATCCATCGGGCATTGCGACCTATTCGCAGGCCGGCGCGCAATTCGGCTACGGGCTGCTCTGGACCGTCTTCCTGACCCTGCCGTTCATGATCGCGATCCAGCTGGTCAGCGCGCGGATCGGCCGGGTCACCGGCAAGGGGCTGGCCGCCAACGTCATGCAGCTCGCGCCGCGCTGGATCGTGCTGGGACTGGTCTCGCTGCTCGTCATCGCCAACACCTTCAACATCGCCGCCGACATCGCCGCGATGGCGGAGGCGCTGTCGCTGGTGATCGGCGGGCTCAATCACGAGCACGCGCTGATCTTCGCGGCCGGCTCGACCCTGCTCCAGGTGTTCGTGCCCTATCGCCGCTATTCGCCAGTGCTGAAGTTCCTGACGTTGACGCTGTTCGCCTATGTCGCGACCGCCTTCACCGTGAATATCCCTTGGAGCACCGCGCTGCTCGCCACGGTGTGGCCGAAGGCGAATCTCAGCGCCGACTATTTCCTGATGGTCGTCGCCGTGCTCGGCACCACCATCAGCCCGTATCTGTTCTTCTGGCAGGCCTCGCAGGAGGTCGAGGAGATGAACCAGGGCAAGCATGACAAGCCGCTGCGCGACCTTTCGAGCGGCGGCAATCCCGAGATCATGCGCATCCGGGCCGATACCATCATCGGCATGCTGCTGTCCAATTGCATCGCGTTCTTCATCATCCTGACGACGGCGTCGGTGCTGAACGCCAACGGCGTCACCCGGATCAACTCGGCGACGGAAGCGGCCGAAGCGCTGCGGCCGCTCGCCGGCGAGTTCACCTTCGCGCTGTTCGCGCTCGGCATCATCGGCACGGGGCTGCTGGCTATTCCCGTCCTGGCAGGCTCGGCGGCTTACGGTGTTGCGGAGGTCTTTGGCTGGCGCGCCACGCTGGAGGCGAAGCCGGAGAAGGCGGCCGGCTTCTACACCATCATCGCGGCCGCGACCATCATCGGCTTCGGCCTCGGCTTCACCGGGATCGACGCCATCCACATGCTGGTGTGGAGCGCGGTGCTCAACGGCATCGTCGCGGTCCCGATCATGGCGATGATGATGCTGATCGTCTCGAGCGAGGCGATCATGCGCCGCTTCAGGGCCCGCCCGTGGCTGGTGGCGCTGGGCTGGCTCGGCACCGCGCTGATGGCGCTGGCCGTGCTCGCCTTGCTCGGTTCGTCGTTGCTTGGCTGA
- a CDS encoding c-type cytochrome, which yields MHWRKTCGVVFAILAGICANGARAQGSYGIGRPATAAEIAGWNIDVGHDGSNLPKGSGSVGHGREVYAQQCASCHGDKGEGGVGDRLAGGQGTIGTAKPVRTVGSYWPYAPTLFDYIRRAMPQNAPQSLSDDDVYAVSAYILNLNGLVGADATLDAKSLAAIRMPNRDKFVGDARPDVKK from the coding sequence ATGCACTGGCGTAAGACTTGCGGTGTCGTCTTCGCGATCCTTGCCGGCATCTGTGCGAACGGAGCGCGAGCACAAGGCTCTTATGGTATCGGCCGCCCGGCAACGGCCGCCGAGATCGCAGGCTGGAATATCGATGTCGGACACGACGGCAGCAATCTGCCGAAGGGAAGCGGCTCGGTCGGGCATGGGCGTGAGGTGTACGCTCAACAATGCGCCTCGTGTCACGGCGACAAAGGCGAGGGCGGCGTGGGTGACCGGCTCGCCGGCGGACAGGGCACGATCGGAACGGCAAAGCCAGTCCGAACCGTTGGCAGCTACTGGCCTTATGCGCCGACACTGTTCGACTACATCCGCCGCGCGATGCCGCAGAATGCGCCGCAATCGCTGAGCGACGACGACGTTTACGCAGTGTCGGCCTATATCTTGAACCTGAACGGGCTGGTGGGAGCGGATGCGACCCTCGACGCCAAATCGCTGGCGGCCATCAGAATGCCGAACCGGGACAAGTTCGTGGGTGATGCGCGCCCGGATGTGAAGAAATAA
- a CDS encoding DUF6894 family protein, with protein sequence MPRYYFDLRDETGIALDEEGLELSGPRAVQAEAAKSVADMARDAILSASPAGDRQTMAIDVRDTSGPVMQVTFSFELENLKMRSRSRDH encoded by the coding sequence ATGCCCAGATATTATTTTGACCTTCGCGACGAGACCGGAATAGCGCTCGACGAGGAAGGACTGGAACTGTCCGGTCCGCGCGCCGTCCAGGCCGAGGCTGCCAAGTCAGTTGCCGACATGGCGCGCGACGCCATCCTCTCCGCCTCGCCCGCGGGTGACAGGCAGACCATGGCGATCGACGTGCGCGACACCAGCGGCCCGGTGATGCAGGTAACGTTCTCGTTCGAGCTCGAGAATCTCAAGATGCGATCGCGCTCACGCGATCATTGA
- a CDS encoding DUF4261 domain-containing protein, translating into MTALAEAIRARHPELPMEVDGRGEDAARQDSPLIRCGNELVAVMSMPAPIPEDSGLWSRASTIWPQAKAVAARHRGHLIVSVLGHNQQPLPTARLTTAVIGALIATMPQCCGVVWNGKVARPTDLWLEMSSRSFAPFPDYPVSLWVDILPFRSETGIGAVTMGLSAFAEREIQFETHKLPLATLMSKVDGLAVYLVEHGPVVKDGDTFGGDARERFSVRYKNSDQFGGLPVLFCNDSSA; encoded by the coding sequence ATGACCGCGCTCGCCGAGGCGATCCGAGCGCGACATCCTGAACTCCCGATGGAAGTAGACGGTCGCGGCGAGGACGCCGCCCGTCAGGATTCGCCGCTCATTCGCTGTGGCAACGAACTCGTTGCGGTGATGTCGATGCCGGCGCCGATTCCGGAAGATTCCGGACTGTGGTCGCGCGCTTCCACGATATGGCCGCAAGCCAAGGCGGTTGCGGCGCGGCACCGGGGACATCTGATCGTTTCGGTGCTTGGCCACAACCAGCAGCCGCTACCCACCGCTCGTCTGACGACTGCCGTCATCGGGGCGTTGATCGCGACCATGCCGCAATGCTGCGGCGTGGTCTGGAACGGCAAAGTCGCGCGGCCCACCGATCTCTGGCTCGAGATGTCCAGCCGGTCGTTTGCGCCGTTCCCCGACTATCCCGTCTCGCTGTGGGTCGATATCCTGCCATTCAGATCAGAGACGGGCATCGGCGCAGTGACGATGGGGCTGTCGGCATTTGCCGAACGTGAAATTCAGTTCGAGACCCACAAGCTGCCGCTTGCAACATTGATGTCGAAGGTGGACGGACTTGCCGTCTATCTCGTTGAGCACGGACCCGTGGTCAAGGACGGCGATACGTTTGGCGGCGACGCACGCGAGCGCTTTTCCGTGCGTTACAAGAACTCCGATCAGTTCGGCGGCTTGCCCGTGCTTTTCTGTAACGACAGCTCGGCCTAA
- a CDS encoding response regulator, whose translation MTHTVLVVDDDSSVLEMLVNMLEDLGCDVVSARSGEEALAQLGQNERISILITDINMPGMDGHELAELATRVRPNLKVLQLSGREPRRGGLPMIRKPFSFEDLANVMKQTTGVC comes from the coding sequence ATGACCCACACCGTCCTGGTTGTTGACGACGACAGCAGCGTTCTCGAAATGCTCGTGAACATGCTGGAGGATCTCGGCTGTGACGTGGTGAGCGCACGAAGCGGCGAGGAAGCTCTCGCTCAACTCGGGCAGAACGAACGCATCTCGATCCTCATTACCGACATCAACATGCCGGGCATGGACGGACATGAACTGGCTGAGCTCGCAACACGCGTCCGTCCGAACTTGAAAGTGCTCCAGCTGTCGGGCCGCGAGCCGCGTCGCGGAGGCTTGCCGATGATCCGCAAGCCGTTCTCGTTCGAGGACCTGGCGAACGTCATGAAACAAACCACGGGCGTTTGCTGA
- a CDS encoding AHH domain-containing protein gives MLSAIRQAFQIRPAGCDHQQLGCRPAPESSSCMFQEHHILPQKFATHPVIRLLGERFSLDAIRNLITLPSRQRLATELNSSPHTGGHLETYYKGFCEHLKELKASPSFDAAGAGDARALDEVASDVNALVAAAKYALANGHLFPNTPKGMTADQANDTNDRWFSNWRKYAADNAEQIRQMQETVDQFYNAGQRNAALDFPILSPTSDLSMAERIEILKRFPKGSPISLQSTVVGPVPGLQGLIPSLVDTRLRGFSPPARSDHDEKEGFTQSDPRFTGVVPPFPALGPNEQQFGQLPPTTAAPSDPLVLRFDPMTGAPLPFYENPLMRDDSGNGSSLAHDILPWLAGAAALGIAAPFIPAWLAAILAGVAVTSRVANAQEPSSGAARDIATDSGRVFSTGAPAYNAFINESMAGNTTSNSASMSPMPELPPSQRAPLGQDAGSGGSFSDRFGNWTDMPVGAKPTAASNAPAAPPTHPANAVEPEEVRRLTRVNASNAASVFTSGSAPVPYLPSDRFGNWTVPTADSRPPQTGGPIGELANEPSYLIPPPIFGADDPGNARNEAEEWFSRWIRPFLRPE, from the coding sequence TTGCTGTCGGCCATCCGTCAGGCATTTCAAATCAGACCGGCCGGCTGCGATCACCAGCAGCTCGGATGCCGGCCTGCGCCAGAAAGTAGCAGTTGCATGTTCCAAGAACATCACATTTTGCCGCAGAAATTTGCAACCCATCCGGTCATCCGTCTCTTGGGAGAAAGGTTCAGTCTTGATGCGATTCGAAATCTAATAACGTTGCCGTCTAGGCAGCGGCTGGCCACGGAGCTCAATTCGAGTCCGCATACTGGGGGACACCTCGAAACGTACTACAAGGGATTTTGCGAGCATCTGAAGGAGCTCAAAGCGTCTCCGAGCTTCGATGCGGCTGGCGCAGGCGATGCACGTGCACTGGACGAGGTCGCTTCCGACGTAAACGCGCTTGTAGCCGCTGCGAAGTACGCGCTAGCGAACGGCCATCTGTTTCCCAATACGCCAAAGGGAATGACCGCGGATCAGGCAAATGATACGAACGACAGATGGTTTTCAAACTGGAGGAAATATGCCGCGGACAATGCAGAGCAAATCCGGCAGATGCAGGAAACGGTCGATCAGTTTTACAATGCCGGTCAGCGGAATGCGGCCTTGGATTTTCCGATTCTGTCCCCGACAAGTGATCTCAGCATGGCAGAGAGGATCGAAATCTTAAAGCGCTTCCCGAAAGGCTCCCCAATCTCGCTGCAGTCTACCGTTGTCGGCCCTGTTCCTGGTCTTCAGGGACTCATTCCCTCCCTTGTCGACACTCGCCTGCGAGGCTTCTCGCCACCCGCTCGCTCCGATCACGACGAAAAAGAAGGGTTTACGCAGAGTGATCCGCGCTTCACAGGTGTGGTGCCACCTTTTCCTGCGCTTGGTCCGAATGAACAACAGTTCGGCCAACTGCCTCCGACCACCGCTGCGCCGTCAGATCCATTGGTTCTTAGATTTGACCCGATGACTGGTGCGCCACTGCCATTCTACGAAAATCCGCTAATGCGTGATGACTCTGGCAACGGTTCGTCTCTGGCGCACGATATTCTTCCTTGGTTGGCGGGCGCGGCTGCACTCGGTATCGCAGCCCCGTTCATTCCGGCGTGGTTGGCCGCGATCCTAGCGGGCGTTGCAGTAACCTCTCGGGTTGCCAATGCGCAGGAGCCAAGTTCCGGAGCCGCGAGGGACATCGCAACTGATAGTGGAAGAGTATTCTCGACGGGCGCGCCCGCGTACAACGCGTTCATCAACGAGAGTATGGCAGGCAACACGACGAGCAATAGTGCTTCTATGTCGCCGATGCCGGAATTGCCGCCGAGCCAGCGCGCGCCGCTTGGTCAAGACGCTGGGTCCGGTGGTTCCTTTTCTGATCGCTTCGGGAACTGGACTGACATGCCAGTTGGCGCCAAGCCTACCGCGGCGTCGAACGCGCCGGCAGCACCGCCCACTCATCCTGCCAACGCTGTCGAGCCCGAAGAGGTTCGACGTCTCACCCGCGTGAACGCATCGAACGCGGCAAGTGTGTTTACGTCCGGGAGTGCGCCGGTCCCATATCTGCCGTCCGATCGGTTTGGCAACTGGACCGTGCCGACCGCCGACAGTCGGCCACCGCAGACGGGCGGGCCGATCGGCGAGCTCGCGAACGAGCCGAGCTACCTCATTCCACCGCCGATTTTCGGAGCGGATGATCCGGGCAACGCGCGCAACGAGGCCGAAGAGTGGTTCTCTCGCTGGATAAGACCGTTTCTTCGGCCGGAGTGA
- a CDS encoding imm11 family protein translates to MATLGAGRVLMSPRGKRSFPPLCETPRLLIDKSLGRPPVDWELFDDFWLVSDRMKSVLEAVDRDGVAFLKCETRSLSGGAPVYWLCDIVRQLDVIDEEKSNVEILDDGTDFRRYSNVAISSFVFREEAIGSAHIFRPRFLETRIICDQSLKDACKAAGLRGLSFGDPYGNYKSLRP, encoded by the coding sequence ATGGCCACCCTTGGCGCCGGGCGCGTGCTGATGTCACCACGGGGCAAGCGAAGCTTTCCTCCACTCTGCGAAACGCCACGGCTGCTGATCGACAAATCTCTGGGGCGGCCGCCGGTCGATTGGGAGCTATTTGACGACTTTTGGCTCGTGTCCGATCGGATGAAGAGCGTTCTGGAGGCCGTGGATAGAGACGGTGTGGCGTTCCTGAAGTGCGAAACGCGGTCGCTGAGTGGAGGTGCGCCTGTTTATTGGCTTTGCGATATCGTGCGCCAGCTAGATGTCATAGACGAGGAAAAGTCGAACGTTGAAATCCTGGATGATGGGACAGATTTCAGGCGATACAGTAACGTGGCGATTTCCAGCTTTGTCTTTAGAGAAGAGGCCATCGGTTCGGCTCATATTTTCCGGCCACGCTTTCTGGAGACGAGGATTATTTGCGACCAGTCCTTGAAGGATGCTTGTAAGGCTGCCGGTCTTAGAGGCCTGAGCTTCGGAGATCCTTACGGCAATTATAAGAGCCTTCGTCCCTAG